One Nocardia iowensis DNA window includes the following coding sequences:
- a CDS encoding NRDE family protein: protein MCLVLIGWRAHPDYRLIVAANRDEFYSRPTESMRWWPEVPGLLAGRDQGAKNKAAGDPPGTWLGLTRDPERHNRFATVTNVRNPKDERADARSRGALLMDFLRGASDRHPGVDFPGPEKYVLDVAAAPDDYNGYNLVVSDLESLWWHSNRSAVPPQELAPGFHGLSNGMFVSSAGLTPGNTDLTASQPIWPKVRGGVSELRAVVQSDPGAVQRYFEVLGDRSKAPDEELPNTGVSRPRERVLSSRFIADAVHGTRASTVLLVREDGSFVMAERSFGRFGRRKGEVSFNGTLDLAA from the coding sequence ATGTGTTTGGTGTTGATCGGCTGGCGCGCCCATCCGGACTATCGGTTGATCGTCGCGGCCAACCGCGACGAGTTCTACTCCCGGCCGACCGAGTCCATGCGGTGGTGGCCGGAAGTGCCCGGCCTGCTCGCCGGGCGCGATCAGGGGGCCAAGAACAAGGCCGCGGGTGATCCGCCGGGTACCTGGCTCGGGTTGACCCGAGATCCCGAGCGGCACAATCGTTTCGCGACGGTGACCAACGTGCGCAACCCGAAGGATGAACGCGCCGACGCCCGGTCCCGTGGTGCGCTGCTGATGGACTTTCTGCGCGGTGCTTCGGATCGGCATCCCGGCGTCGATTTCCCCGGCCCGGAAAAGTACGTGCTCGACGTGGCGGCCGCCCCCGACGACTACAACGGCTACAACCTGGTGGTGTCGGACCTGGAATCGCTCTGGTGGCATTCCAATCGCAGTGCCGTGCCGCCGCAGGAACTCGCTCCCGGCTTCCACGGGCTCTCCAACGGCATGTTCGTCAGCTCGGCAGGTCTTACCCCCGGAAACACGGATCTGACCGCCTCACAGCCCATCTGGCCCAAAGTACGGGGCGGGGTGAGCGAGCTGCGGGCGGTGGTGCAGTCCGATCCCGGTGCGGTGCAGCGCTATTTCGAGGTGCTGGGCGATCGCAGCAAGGCACCGGATGAGGAGTTGCCGAACACCGGGGTTTCGCGTCCGAGGGAGCGGGTGCTGTCGTCCCGGTTCATCGCGGACGCGGTACACGGGACCCGGGCGAGCACGGTGCTGCTGGTGCGCGAGGACGGTTCGTTCGTCATGGCGGAGCGGTCTTTCGGGCGGTTCGGGCGGCGCAAGGGCGAGGTGTCGTTCAACGGCACCCTGGATCTCGCCGCCTGA
- a CDS encoding (Fe-S)-binding protein — MNALTVTLGTIGATLSLLCWASFIGGVRNIVRAIMVGQPAPDRWRPFFPRFKQMVIEFLAHTRMAKFRTVGWAHWLVMIGFMGGAILWFEAYGQTFDPAFHWPIFGDWAIYHLWDEILGIGTVVGIGTLIVIRQLNHPRLPERLSRFSGSKFGPAYVIELIVLIEGLGMIFVKAGKIAAYGHSNPATDFFTMQVAKLLPANTTMVALFAFVKLMSGMAFLYLVGRNITWGVAWHRFSAFFNIYFKREDDGGVALGAAKPMMSKGKPVDMETADPDNDTFGAGRIEDFSWKGWLDFTTCTECGRCQSQCPAWNTGKPLSPKLLIMSLRDHGNAKAPYLLAGGRKDMGGDEIGLVDAEGKPNEAALAKIPEAAKAEAERPLVGDVEVNGIIDPEVLWSCTTCGACVEQCPVDIEHVDHIIDMRRYQVLIESEFPSELAGLFKNLENKGNPWGQNAKDRLNWINEVDFDIPVFGKDADSFDGYDYLFWVGCAGAYEDRAKKTTKAVAELLATAGVKFMVLGAEETCTGDSARRAGNEFLFQQLAAQNIEVINSVFEGVEDKKKKIVVTCAHCFNALNNEYPQVGGNYEVVHHTQLLNRLVRQKQLIPVASVSQNVTYHDPCYLGRHNKVYNAPRELMEASGSTLVEMPRHGERSMCCGAGGARMWMEEQLGKRINVDRVDEGLNTLAANPGATPGKIATGCPFCRVMLNDGVTARQEKGEGEGVEVVDVAQLMLDAIDRVDPARLTENLTVIQEPKAPVVEEVSEPEPEPEPETPAPAKAAPAGGGLAMKGPAKAPGGGGLAMKGPAKKPGGLGMKGAAKAPGATAAESTAAEAESTAAEAGSTPEAPAKPVKGLAMKGPAKKPGGLGMKGAAKAPGATAAPAAESALAPESAAEAPAPKPVKGLGMKGAAKAPGAKAPGAKAPGAKAPAAPAASTPAPETAAAEPVSEPTETKPTVPAKGLAMKSGFKRPGAKAPGSTAPSAPADPAPAEEPAAESTAPEPTAEPSQPANGNGAPEATPPAAKPGGLGFKSGAKAPGRKS; from the coding sequence ATGAATGCCCTGACAGTGACGCTGGGCACGATTGGGGCGACGCTCAGCCTCCTGTGTTGGGCGTCGTTCATCGGCGGCGTCCGCAATATCGTCCGCGCCATCATGGTCGGACAACCCGCACCGGACCGCTGGCGACCGTTCTTCCCGCGTTTCAAGCAAATGGTCATCGAGTTCCTCGCGCACACGCGGATGGCCAAGTTCCGCACCGTGGGCTGGGCGCACTGGCTCGTGATGATCGGCTTCATGGGTGGCGCCATCCTGTGGTTCGAGGCATATGGCCAGACCTTCGACCCCGCCTTCCACTGGCCGATCTTCGGCGACTGGGCGATCTACCACCTGTGGGACGAGATCCTCGGCATCGGCACCGTGGTCGGTATCGGCACCCTGATCGTCATTCGCCAGCTGAACCATCCGCGACTGCCCGAACGCCTCTCCCGGTTCAGCGGCTCGAAGTTCGGTCCCGCCTACGTCATCGAGCTGATCGTGCTGATCGAGGGCCTCGGCATGATCTTCGTGAAGGCGGGCAAGATCGCCGCCTACGGCCACTCGAACCCGGCCACCGACTTCTTCACCATGCAGGTGGCCAAGCTGCTGCCCGCGAACACCACCATGGTCGCGCTGTTCGCCTTCGTGAAGCTGATGTCCGGCATGGCCTTCCTCTACCTGGTCGGCCGCAACATCACCTGGGGGGTGGCGTGGCACCGGTTCTCGGCGTTCTTCAACATCTACTTCAAGCGTGAAGACGACGGCGGCGTCGCGCTCGGTGCGGCCAAGCCGATGATGTCCAAGGGCAAGCCGGTCGACATGGAGACCGCGGACCCGGACAACGACACCTTCGGTGCCGGCCGGATCGAGGACTTCTCCTGGAAGGGCTGGCTGGACTTCACCACCTGCACCGAGTGCGGTCGGTGCCAGTCGCAGTGCCCGGCCTGGAACACCGGAAAGCCGTTGTCGCCCAAGCTGTTGATCATGTCGCTGCGCGACCACGGCAACGCCAAGGCGCCGTACCTGCTGGCCGGTGGCCGCAAGGACATGGGCGGCGACGAGATCGGGCTGGTCGACGCCGAGGGCAAGCCGAACGAGGCCGCGCTGGCGAAGATCCCCGAGGCCGCGAAGGCCGAGGCGGAGCGTCCGCTGGTCGGCGACGTCGAGGTCAACGGCATCATCGATCCCGAGGTGCTGTGGTCGTGCACCACCTGTGGCGCGTGCGTCGAGCAGTGCCCGGTGGACATCGAGCACGTCGACCACATCATCGACATGCGCCGCTACCAGGTGCTCATCGAATCGGAGTTCCCGTCCGAGCTCGCCGGTCTGTTCAAGAACCTGGAGAACAAGGGCAATCCGTGGGGCCAGAACGCCAAGGACCGGCTCAACTGGATCAACGAGGTCGACTTCGACATCCCGGTGTTCGGCAAGGACGCCGATAGCTTCGACGGCTACGACTACCTGTTCTGGGTCGGCTGCGCGGGGGCCTACGAGGACCGCGCGAAGAAGACCACCAAGGCGGTCGCCGAGCTGCTCGCCACCGCGGGCGTGAAGTTCATGGTGCTCGGCGCCGAGGAGACCTGCACCGGCGACTCGGCCCGGCGCGCGGGCAACGAGTTCCTGTTCCAGCAGCTGGCCGCGCAGAACATCGAAGTGATCAACTCGGTGTTCGAGGGCGTCGAGGACAAGAAAAAGAAGATCGTCGTCACCTGTGCGCACTGCTTCAACGCGCTCAACAACGAGTACCCGCAGGTGGGCGGCAACTACGAGGTGGTGCACCACACGCAGTTGCTCAACCGTCTGGTTCGCCAGAAGCAGCTCATCCCGGTCGCCTCGGTGTCGCAGAACGTCACCTACCACGACCCCTGCTACCTCGGTCGGCACAACAAGGTCTACAACGCGCCGCGGGAACTGATGGAAGCCTCCGGCTCCACCTTGGTCGAAATGCCGCGCCACGGTGAACGTTCCATGTGTTGTGGTGCCGGTGGTGCGCGCATGTGGATGGAAGAGCAGCTCGGCAAGCGCATCAACGTCGACCGGGTGGACGAGGGCTTGAACACCCTCGCGGCCAACCCCGGTGCCACTCCCGGCAAGATCGCGACCGGCTGCCCGTTCTGCCGCGTCATGCTCAACGACGGCGTCACCGCCCGCCAGGAAAAGGGCGAGGGTGAAGGAGTCGAGGTCGTCGACGTCGCTCAGCTCATGCTGGACGCCATCGACCGGGTCGACCCGGCCCGGCTCACCGAGAACCTCACCGTCATCCAAGAGCCGAAAGCCCCTGTGGTCGAAGAGGTTTCCGAGCCCGAACCGGAGCCCGAGCCGGAGACACCAGCCCCCGCGAAGGCGGCACCGGCTGGCGGTGGACTAGCGATGAAAGGCCCGGCCAAGGCACCCGGTGGTGGCGGACTCGCTATGAAGGGCCCGGCCAAGAAGCCCGGCGGGCTCGGTATGAAGGGCGCCGCCAAGGCACCCGGAGCCACAGCGGCGGAATCTACTGCGGCCGAAGCTGAGTCGACTGCGGCCGAAGCTGGATCGACTCCCGAGGCACCGGCCAAGCCGGTCAAGGGCCTGGCCATGAAGGGTCCGGCGAAGAAGCCGGGCGGGCTGGGCATGAAGGGGGCCGCCAAAGCACCCGGTGCCACAGCGGCTCCGGCAGCTGAATCCGCCCTCGCGCCCGAATCCGCTGCGGAGGCACCCGCTCCCAAGCCGGTGAAGGGTCTGGGCATGAAGGGTGCCGCGAAGGCACCGGGAGCCAAAGCACCGGGAGCCAAGGCACCGGGTGCGAAGGCTCCGGCCGCACCCGCGGCGAGCACGCCCGCACCGGAAACAGCCGCCGCCGAACCGGTTTCGGAACCCACTGAAACCAAGCCGACGGTCCCCGCCAAGGGCTTGGCGATGAAGTCGGGCTTCAAGCGCCCCGGCGCCAAGGCGCCCGGCAGCACCGCCCCGTCGGCCCCCGCTGACCCCGCCCCCGCCGAAGAACCCGCCGCGGAATCCACCGCGCCGGAACCCACCGCGGAACCGAGTCAGCCCGCCAACGGCAACGGCGCCCCCGAAGCCACTCCTCCGGCTGCCAAGCCCGGCGGCCTCGGCTTCAAGTCCGGCGCAAAGGCTCCCGGCCGCAAGAGCTGA